A DNA window from Micromonospora inyonensis contains the following coding sequences:
- a CDS encoding N-acetylmuramoyl-L-alanine amidase — translation MATIPWLVDVLRAAGVQVVVEGDWLNRMRPGDFNPIGVLWHHTAATSSATNPHPALNVCINGRSDLPGPLCQALVDYHGVFHVISAGRCNHAGTARASGPIPAGDGNTMLIGWEIDYNGVSQEMTAAQYNASIAATAAVLTRLGKDSSYARGHRETSTSGKIDPSFIDLNVMRSDVAAKMAGGGTWSTIVDNTTAGRFTASANWGVSTYSGQRYGADYRYANPVLASDVAWYKVNIPATANYRVDAWWPGVSGYNSATPYIVSTTTGNKTVVVDQRTGGTWRTLGTFNLAAGDANRVGVSRWTTASGLVIADAIRVTRV, via the coding sequence ATGGCCACCATTCCCTGGCTCGTCGACGTGCTGCGCGCCGCCGGCGTGCAGGTGGTCGTCGAGGGCGACTGGCTGAACCGGATGCGACCGGGCGACTTCAACCCGATCGGCGTGCTCTGGCACCACACCGCGGCCACCTCCAGCGCCACCAACCCGCACCCCGCGCTCAACGTCTGCATCAACGGCCGCTCCGACCTGCCCGGCCCGCTCTGCCAGGCGCTGGTCGACTACCACGGCGTCTTCCACGTCATCTCGGCCGGCCGCTGCAACCACGCGGGCACCGCCCGGGCCAGCGGGCCGATCCCCGCCGGGGACGGCAACACCATGCTGATCGGCTGGGAGATCGACTACAACGGCGTGAGCCAGGAGATGACGGCGGCGCAGTACAACGCCTCGATCGCCGCGACCGCCGCGGTCCTCACCCGGCTGGGCAAGGACTCCAGCTATGCCCGGGGACACCGGGAGACGAGCACGAGCGGCAAGATCGACCCGTCCTTCATCGACCTGAACGTCATGCGCTCCGACGTGGCCGCCAAGATGGCGGGCGGTGGCACGTGGAGCACCATCGTCGACAACACCACCGCCGGCCGGTTCACCGCGAGCGCCAACTGGGGCGTCTCGACGTACTCCGGTCAGCGGTACGGCGCCGACTACCGGTACGCCAACCCCGTCCTGGCCAGCGACGTCGCCTGGTACAAGGTGAACATCCCGGCGACCGCGAACTACCGGGTGGACGCCTGGTGGCCGGGCGTCTCCGGCTACAACAGCGCCACGCCGTACATCGTCTCGACGACGACCGGCAACAAGACGGTCGTCGTCGACCAGCGCACGGGGGGCACGTGGCGCACCCTTGGCACGTTCAACCTGGCGGCCGGCGACGCCAACCGCGTCGGCGTCAGCCGGTGGACGACCGCCAGCGGGCTGGTCATCGCCGACGCCATCCGGGTCACCCGGGTCTGA
- a CDS encoding heavy metal translocating P-type ATPase, translating into MLTVGGGQVHHDGGRSGEAAAARHRDTSPDRRHAGHDPAMFRRRFWVCLALTVPIVATSHLVTDRLGHLLDVPGATWVGPVLGTVVFWYGGWPFLVGALRELHDRTPGMMLLVAMAIAVAYLASAATTVGVFALDFWWELAALVTVMLLGHWQEMTAVGQARGALGALAALLPDDAERIAPDGAIRRVPVADLTTGDLVLVRPGGRVPADGHVVEGGSELDESMITGESRPVHRGAGERVVAGTVATDSAIRVRVDAVGEETALAGIQRLVAQAQAAGGRAQLLADRFAAALFTVATVTAVATLAVWTALGQVDEAVVRAVTVLVISCPHALGLAIPLVVALSTSVAARDGILVKDRLALERMRTVDTVLIDKTGTLTRGVHTVTGVVARDGGSRDDVLRVAAGVEADSEHPLARAVVTAAERLAPPRGTDFHALPGRGVRATVDGVPYAVGGPALLRELDVAVPDALRRAGETWSAGGAAVLHLVRLDGPADPLGALALADEVRPEAREAVDDLRRLGIRTIAMITGDARPVAETVAATLGFRHGVDEVFAEVLPADKDGIVADLQARGHTVAMVGDGVNDAPALARSDVGLAIGAGTDVAIESAGVVLASSDPRGVPATVRLSRAAWRKMVQNLVWAAGYNVVAIPVAAGVLAPVGVALTPAVAALLMSASTIVVALNAQTLRWTGRRARPG; encoded by the coding sequence ATGCTGACGGTCGGAGGTGGGCAGGTGCACCACGACGGCGGGCGGTCGGGCGAGGCGGCGGCCGCCCGACACCGGGACACGTCCCCCGACCGTCGGCACGCCGGCCACGACCCGGCGATGTTCCGCCGTCGCTTCTGGGTGTGCCTCGCGCTCACCGTACCGATCGTGGCCACCAGCCACCTGGTGACCGACCGGCTGGGCCACCTCCTCGATGTTCCGGGCGCGACCTGGGTGGGACCGGTCCTGGGCACCGTGGTCTTCTGGTACGGCGGGTGGCCCTTCCTGGTGGGCGCGCTCCGCGAGCTGCACGACCGGACGCCCGGGATGATGCTGCTGGTCGCGATGGCGATCGCCGTCGCCTACCTCGCCTCGGCGGCCACCACCGTCGGCGTCTTCGCGCTCGACTTCTGGTGGGAGCTGGCCGCGCTGGTGACCGTCATGCTCCTCGGGCACTGGCAGGAGATGACCGCGGTCGGCCAGGCGCGCGGCGCGCTGGGCGCGCTCGCCGCGCTGCTGCCCGACGACGCCGAGCGGATCGCGCCGGACGGGGCGATCCGGCGGGTTCCGGTCGCTGACCTGACGACCGGCGACCTCGTCCTGGTCCGCCCCGGTGGTCGGGTGCCTGCCGACGGTCACGTGGTCGAGGGCGGGTCCGAACTGGACGAGTCGATGATCACCGGGGAGTCACGTCCGGTGCACCGGGGAGCGGGGGAACGGGTGGTCGCCGGCACGGTGGCCACCGACTCGGCGATCCGGGTCCGGGTGGACGCGGTGGGGGAGGAGACCGCGCTCGCCGGCATCCAGCGCCTGGTCGCCCAGGCCCAGGCCGCCGGGGGCCGGGCGCAGTTGCTCGCCGACCGGTTCGCCGCCGCGCTCTTCACCGTCGCCACCGTGACCGCGGTGGCCACCCTGGCCGTCTGGACCGCGCTCGGCCAGGTCGACGAGGCGGTGGTCCGGGCCGTCACCGTGCTGGTGATCTCCTGCCCGCACGCCCTGGGACTGGCGATCCCCCTGGTCGTCGCCCTCTCCACCAGCGTGGCGGCGCGGGACGGCATCCTGGTCAAGGACCGCCTGGCGCTGGAACGGATGCGGACGGTCGACACCGTCCTGATCGACAAGACCGGGACGCTGACCCGGGGCGTGCACACCGTCACCGGGGTCGTCGCCCGCGACGGTGGCAGCCGGGACGACGTGTTGCGGGTCGCCGCCGGCGTGGAGGCCGACAGCGAGCACCCGCTGGCCCGGGCCGTCGTCACCGCCGCCGAGCGGCTGGCGCCGCCCCGGGGTACGGACTTCCACGCCCTGCCCGGCCGGGGCGTGCGGGCGACCGTCGACGGGGTGCCGTACGCGGTGGGTGGGCCGGCGCTCCTCCGCGAGCTGGACGTGGCGGTCCCCGACGCGCTGCGCCGGGCCGGCGAGACGTGGTCGGCCGGCGGCGCGGCCGTGCTCCACCTGGTCCGCCTGGACGGCCCGGCAGACCCGCTCGGTGCGCTCGCCCTCGCCGACGAGGTACGTCCCGAGGCCCGGGAGGCCGTCGACGACCTGCGTCGGCTCGGCATCCGGACGATCGCCATGATCACCGGTGACGCCCGTCCGGTGGCCGAGACGGTCGCTGCCACCCTCGGGTTCCGGCACGGCGTGGACGAGGTCTTCGCCGAGGTGCTCCCCGCCGACAAGGACGGCATCGTCGCCGACCTCCAGGCACGCGGTCACACCGTGGCGATGGTCGGGGACGGTGTCAACGACGCGCCCGCCCTGGCCCGGTCCGACGTCGGCCTGGCCATCGGCGCCGGCACCGACGTGGCCATCGAGTCCGCGGGCGTGGTGCTCGCCTCCTCCGATCCCCGGGGGGTACCGGCCACCGTCCGGCTGTCCCGGGCCGCCTGGCGCAAGATGGTCCAGAACCTGGTCTGGGCGGCCGGCTACAACGTGGTCGCCATCCCGGTGGCCGCTGGTGTGCTCGCCCCGGTCGGGGTCGCGCTGACCCCGGCCGTCGCCGCCCTGCTGATGTCCGCCTCCACGATCGTCGTCGCGCTCAACGCCCAGACCCTGCGGTGGACCGGCCGTCGCGCCCGGCCGGGATGA
- a CDS encoding GlsB/YeaQ/YmgE family stress response membrane protein, with protein MEVTGFFTAIIIGLIIGALGRLVVPGKQRIPIWLTLLIGVVAAVLGTLVAGALGVDDTRGIDWIELAIQVAFAAIGVAVVAGAYGRRRY; from the coding sequence GTGGAAGTGACCGGCTTCTTCACCGCCATCATCATCGGCCTGATCATCGGTGCGCTCGGCCGGCTGGTCGTGCCGGGCAAGCAGCGCATCCCGATCTGGCTCACCCTGCTCATCGGTGTGGTCGCCGCCGTCCTCGGCACGCTCGTCGCCGGGGCCCTCGGGGTCGACGACACCCGGGGGATCGACTGGATCGAACTCGCCATCCAGGTCGCCTTCGCCGCGATCGGTGTCGCCGTCGTCGCCGGCGCCTACGGCCGACGCCGGTACTGA
- a CDS encoding FAD-dependent oxidoreductase translates to MTDVIVVGGGIIGLTTAVRLQERGARVTVLTAHEPEQMVSTVAAAVWYPTHTDPDPRVLAWATTTYQEFRRQAADGVPGVLLRRTRMFQRQAADDLPWWAVAAGEVQAVDAPAPFHRELRFVAPLAEMATYLDWLRDRLVGGGGQVVRRRVERLDDLFAEAPVVVNATGLAAGALCGDPTVFPARGQVLLVANPGLDVSFRDEEHPDGTTYVHPRSRDVVLGGTYESGRADLEPDPEVRAGILRRAVALVPELAVAPVVGERVGLRPARQGGPRVEAERRAGGLLVHAYGHAGAGMTLSWGSADEVCGLVHAGR, encoded by the coding sequence GTGACGGACGTCATCGTCGTCGGCGGCGGCATCATCGGGTTGACCACGGCCGTCCGGTTGCAGGAGCGGGGCGCGCGGGTCACCGTGCTCACCGCCCACGAGCCGGAGCAGATGGTCTCGACGGTCGCGGCGGCGGTCTGGTATCCCACCCACACCGATCCCGATCCGCGCGTGCTGGCCTGGGCGACCACCACCTACCAGGAGTTCCGCCGGCAGGCCGCCGACGGGGTGCCCGGTGTGCTCCTGCGTCGTACCCGGATGTTCCAGCGTCAGGCCGCCGACGACCTGCCCTGGTGGGCGGTGGCGGCCGGCGAGGTGCAGGCGGTCGACGCGCCCGCGCCGTTCCACCGTGAGCTGCGTTTCGTGGCGCCGCTGGCGGAGATGGCCACCTACCTCGACTGGCTGCGGGACCGGCTGGTCGGCGGCGGCGGCCAGGTGGTGCGGCGGCGGGTGGAACGGCTCGACGACCTCTTCGCCGAGGCGCCGGTCGTGGTCAACGCCACAGGTCTGGCCGCCGGCGCGCTCTGCGGCGACCCGACGGTGTTTCCGGCGCGCGGCCAGGTCCTGCTGGTCGCCAACCCCGGCCTGGACGTGTCGTTCCGCGACGAGGAGCACCCGGACGGCACCACCTACGTGCATCCGCGCAGCCGGGACGTGGTGCTCGGTGGCACCTACGAGTCCGGCCGGGCCGATCTGGAGCCCGACCCGGAGGTGCGGGCCGGAATCCTCCGCCGGGCGGTGGCCCTGGTACCCGAACTCGCCGTCGCGCCGGTCGTCGGGGAGCGGGTCGGTCTGCGTCCGGCCCGCCAGGGTGGCCCCCGGGTCGAGGCGGAGCGCCGTGCCGGGGGACTGCTGGTGCACGCCTACGGGCACGCCGGTGCGGGGATGACCCTGTCCTGGGGCAGCGCCGACGAGGTCTGCGGGCTGGTGCACGCCGGACGGTAG
- a CDS encoding diacylglycerol/lipid kinase family protein → MRSKQELGEAIRRDRRAVLVVNTRSRRGRRRYDHTRSRLRAAGFDLLGTYPVDRPGQLEEALTTAAALAPDLLVAGGGDGTLSAAARLLAHRDMALGLLPLGTTNNFARTVGVPLDLDGAVTVLTDGKVIDVDLGLAGDVPFANHVGIGLSADIMLRTPPRLKRITGRLAYPLTALALLARHRPMRTTVRAAGVDHEFVTHQLYVANGGFHAGRRITADADADDRLLVAYPVGGPTRRGLLRDTARNAATGHRRTLGDEPFLAVPELWLETDRPARVEVDGELCGRTPIRLGLAANALRVMAPADSPDR, encoded by the coding sequence ATGCGGAGCAAGCAGGAACTGGGGGAGGCCATCCGGCGGGACCGCCGCGCCGTGCTGGTCGTCAACACCCGGTCCCGGCGGGGTCGCCGCCGCTACGACCACACGCGGTCGCGACTGCGGGCGGCCGGTTTCGACCTGCTCGGCACGTATCCGGTCGACCGCCCCGGCCAGCTCGAGGAGGCCCTCACCACCGCCGCCGCCCTGGCACCGGATCTGCTCGTGGCCGGCGGCGGGGACGGCACGCTCAGCGCCGCCGCGCGGCTGCTCGCCCACCGGGACATGGCCCTCGGCCTGCTGCCGCTCGGCACCACCAACAACTTCGCCCGGACGGTCGGCGTACCACTCGACCTCGACGGCGCCGTCACGGTCCTCACCGACGGCAAGGTCATCGACGTCGACCTCGGCCTGGCCGGGGACGTGCCGTTCGCCAACCACGTCGGGATCGGACTCTCCGCCGACATCATGCTCCGCACCCCGCCCCGGTTGAAGCGGATCACCGGCCGACTGGCGTACCCGCTGACCGCGCTGGCGTTGCTCGCCCGGCACCGGCCGATGCGGACCACCGTCCGGGCCGCCGGGGTGGACCACGAGTTCGTCACCCACCAGCTGTACGTGGCCAACGGCGGCTTCCACGCCGGGCGGCGGATCACCGCCGACGCCGACGCCGACGACCGGCTGCTGGTCGCGTACCCGGTGGGCGGGCCGACCCGGCGCGGCCTGCTGCGCGATACCGCGCGCAACGCGGCCACCGGGCATCGCCGCACGCTCGGCGACGAGCCGTTCCTCGCGGTACCCGAACTGTGGCTGGAGACCGACCGCCCGGCGCGGGTCGAGGTCGACGGGGAGCTGTGCGGCCGGACCCCGATCCGGCTCGGTCTGGCGGCCAACGCGCTGCGGGTGATGGCCCCCGCCGACAGCCCGGACCGCTGA